The following proteins are co-located in the Vigna unguiculata cultivar IT97K-499-35 chromosome 9, ASM411807v1, whole genome shotgun sequence genome:
- the LOC114164530 gene encoding FCS-Like Zinc finger 15-like encodes MMGLSVVLEAQKGSASKKTPQVISKTTVFSSMNKHSPSSAVNASQHSHFQEPTFLHQCCLCRKRLLPGKDIYMYKGDRAFCSVECRCKQIFMDEEESFEKEKFFFTAMSPTSSGSSSEARRHGKGGRI; translated from the exons ATGATGGGTCTGAGTGTAGTGTTAGAAGCACAGAAAGGTAGTGCTAGCAAGAAAACTCCACAAGTGATTAGCAAAACGACGGTGTTTAGCAGCATGAACAAACACTCTCCTTCTTCTGCAGTGAATGCTTCTCAGCACTCTCATTTTCAGGAACCAACGTTTCTACACCAATGTTGTCTCTGCAGAAAGAGACTCTTACCTGGGAAAGACATCTACATGTACAA AGGGGACAGGGCCTTCTGCAGCGTGGAGTGCAGGTGCAAGCAGATTTTCATGGATGAGGAAGAGAGTTTTGAGAAAGAGAAGTTTTTTTTCACTGCCATGAGTCCCACATCGTCTGGTTCCTCCTCAGAAGCTCGTCGACATGGGAAAGGAGGAAGAATTTGA
- the LOC114162312 gene encoding dynein light chain 2, cytoplasmic-like isoform X2, translated as MSEEVKRNIAGPPTARLNTDDRKPLPAPAVPPKKVIIKSADMIPDMQKEAVDIAVAAFEKYNVEKDVAEQIKKEFDKRHGPTWHCIVGRNFGSYVTHETNHFVYFYLDQKAVLLFKSG; from the exons atgagtGAAGAAGTGAAAAGGAACATTGCCGGACCTCCAACGGCGAGGCTTAACACCGATGACCGGAAACCGTTACCGGCACCGGCCGTTCCCCCGAAGAAGGTCATCATCAAGAGCGCCGATATGATCCCCGACATGCAGAAGGAGGCCGTTGATATCGCCGTCGCC GCCTTTGAGAAGTACAATGTGGAGAAAGATGTTGCGGAGCAGATAAAGAAGGAGTTCGATAAGAGGCATGGCCCCACTTGGCATTGCATCGTTGGTCGCAATTTTG GCTCATATGTGACTCATGAAACAAACCACTTTGTTTATTTCTATTTGGATCAGAAAGCGGTTTTACTCTTCAAATCTGGCTAG
- the LOC114162312 gene encoding dynein light chain 2, cytoplasmic-like isoform X1: protein MSEEVKRNIAGPPTARLNTDDRKPLPAPAVPPKKVIIKSADMIPDMQKEAVDIAVAVSFNDFPLFLFFAFEKYNVEKDVAEQIKKEFDKRHGPTWHCIVGRNFGSYVTHETNHFVYFYLDQKAVLLFKSG, encoded by the exons atgagtGAAGAAGTGAAAAGGAACATTGCCGGACCTCCAACGGCGAGGCTTAACACCGATGACCGGAAACCGTTACCGGCACCGGCCGTTCCCCCGAAGAAGGTCATCATCAAGAGCGCCGATATGATCCCCGACATGCAGAAGGAGGCCGTTGATATCGCCGTCGCCGTTAGTTTTAACGACTTTcctctcttccttttcttt GCCTTTGAGAAGTACAATGTGGAGAAAGATGTTGCGGAGCAGATAAAGAAGGAGTTCGATAAGAGGCATGGCCCCACTTGGCATTGCATCGTTGGTCGCAATTTTG GCTCATATGTGACTCATGAAACAAACCACTTTGTTTATTTCTATTTGGATCAGAAAGCGGTTTTACTCTTCAAATCTGGCTAG
- the LOC114162208 gene encoding dynein light chain 2, cytoplasmic-like, whose protein sequence is MTEEAKKSIAGPLTVRPNTDDRKPSPLPAVPLKKVIIKSADMIPDMQKEAVDIAVAAFEKYNVEKDVAEQVKKEFDKRHGPTWHCIVGRNFGSYVTHETNHFVYFYLDQKAVLLFKSG, encoded by the exons atgactgaAGAAGCGAAAAAGAGCATTGCCGGACCTCTAACGGTGAGGCCCAACACCGATGACCGGAAACCGTCACCGTTACCGGCCGTCCCTCTGAAGAAGGTTATCATCAAGAGCGCCGACATGATTCCCGACATGCAGAAGGAGGCCGTTGATATCGCCGTTGCC GCCTTTGAGAAGTACAATGTAGAGAAAGATGTCGCGGAGCAGGTAAAGAAGGAGTTCGATAAGAGGCATGGCCCCACTTGGCATTGCATCGTTGGTCGTAATTTTG GCTCTTACGTGACTCATGAAACAAATCACTTTGTTTATTTCTATTTGGATCAGAAAGCGGTTTTACTTTTTAAGTCTGGATAA
- the LOC114162657 gene encoding bidirectional sugar transporter SWEET17, translating into MEDPSFVFGVIGNIISILMFLSPVPTFWKITKHGSTEDFSSLPYICTLLNCSLWTYYGTIKSGEYLVATVNGFGILVETIYIILFLIYAPKGIRARTAILAVILDVVIFAAAVATTLLALEGDSRSGAVGIMGAGLNIVMYSSPLSVMKTVVTTKSVEYMPFLLSFFFFLNGGVWLLYAVLVRDVILGVPNGSGFLLGAMQLVLYAIYRNGGKEDSEKRLEEGLQHEPLISETNNESYQREHRAT; encoded by the exons ATGGAAGACCCCAGTTTCGTTTTCGGAGTCATAG GTAACATCATCTCAATTCTCATGTTTCTTTCTCCTGT ACCAACATTTTGGAAAATAACGAAGCACGGATCCACCGAAGATTTCTCAAGCCTTCCATACATTTGCACATTGCTTAACTGTTCTCTCTGGACTTACTATGGAACCATCAAATCTGGAGAGTACCTAGTGGCAACTGTTAATGGTTTTGGCATCTTGGTCGAGACAATCTACATCATTCTTTTTCTCATATATGCACCAAAAGGAATCAGA GCTAGAACTGCGATTCTGGCTGTGATTTTGGATGTGGTGATCTTTGCAGCAGCAGTAGCTACGACTCTTTTAGCTTTGGAAGGAGATTCTCGTAGTGGTGCAGTTGGTATTATGGGAGCAGGTTTGAACATTGTTATGTATTCTTCACCTCTTTCTGTCATG AAAACAGTAGTCACTACAAAAAGTGTGGAATATATGCCATTCttgctttcatttttcttcttcctaaACGGTGGCGTTTGGTTGTTATACGCTGTTCTTGTTCGTGATGTTATCCTCGGG GTGCCAAATGGTAGTGGATTTTTACTGGGGGCTATGCAACTGGTGCTATATGCAATATACAGAAATGGTGGAAAAGAAGATTCAGAGAAGAGATTGGAAGAAGGgttgcaacatgaaccactaaTCTCAGAGACAAATAATGAGTCATATCAGAGGGAACACAGGGCCACCTAG
- the LOC114162597 gene encoding uncharacterized protein DDB_G0271670-like has product MEEGAKNNEVGDGMQCIHHPHHTTNTTTTTINPGAICALCLQEKLGKLLSSSFPSPPSLSSSSSSPPSPSPSFTPPPPPSLKTNHHTRSRIPFLLPNKNTTNSSSSGNIIFKRSKSTVTSTRSHTHFLHHHHHFSPRKRNGFWSFFYPSSKTPNGKHKDQRKSDHVIIEEEKCLGTSSSSSKVSRSRSVGCGSRSFSSDFFDRISSGLADCTLRRVESQREGKHKVVASVSSASSSSSSSSASSAVNHCMKERVRCGGIFGGFAVTSSSSSAWVSSAVDDGRGRSWGWAFASPIRAFTTKGSSSSSSSSKRDASDKNATPNLSAIPSLLTVRG; this is encoded by the coding sequence ATGGAAGAAGGAGCAAAGAACAATGAAGTTGGTGATGGAATGCAATGCATTCACCACCCTCACCacaccaccaacaccaccaccaccaccattaaCCCTGGTGCTATCTGTGCCTTATGTCTCCAAGAAAAACTAGGCAAGCTTCTCTCTTCTTCATTCCCTTCTCCACcttcactttcttcttcttcctcttctcctCCTTCCCCTTCTCCTTCTTTCACTCCACCACCTCCTCCCTCACTCAAAACCAACCACCACACTCGCTCCCGCATCCCCTTCCTCCTACCAAACAAAAACACCACCAACTCTTCCTCTTCGGGTAACATCATTTTCAAGCGCAGCAAGTCCACCGTCACATCCACCAGGAGCCACACCCACTTCctccaccatcaccaccacttcAGTCCCCGGAAAAGAAACGGTTTTTGGTCTTTCTTCTATCCTTCTTCCAAGACCCCAAATGGGAAACACAAAGACCAGAGAAAGAGTGATCACGTGATTATCGAAGAGGAAAAGTGTTTGGGCACTTCTTCATCCTCTTCTAAGGTTTCGAGATCTAGATCTGTCGGGTGTGGTAGCAGGAGCTTCTCTTCTGATTTCTTCGACAGGATCTCTTCTGGTCTCGCCGACTGCACTCTCAGGAGAGTCGAGTCTCAACGCGAAGGAAAACATAAGGTTGTAGCTTCTGTTTcttctgcttcttcttcttcctcttcttcttctgcttctTCTGCTGTGAACCATTGCATGAAGGAAAGAGTACGGTGTGGTGGAATCTTCGGTGGCTTCGCCGTGACTTCGTCGTCTTCTTCTGCTTGGGTTTCTTCCGCTGTTGATGATGGCAGAGGAAGGAGTTGGGGTTGGGCATTCGCTAGCCCCATTAGAGCTTTTACCACCAAAgggtcttcttcttcttcttcttcttctaagAGAGACGCTTCTGATAAGAACGCCACGCCAAATTTATCAGCCATTCCTTCTTTGCTCACTGTTAGAGGCTGA